TTAAGTATAAGATGATGAAACATGAAAGAAACATTAAATGCTAGGAGAAACAGCctatatttgaaaattttgaagctcACTTCTTACATTTTAACGTAATGGTTTTCTGCAGCTTTTTCCTGTGAACAAGCATTCTCACACAAGACATTAAGACAAATGATCAATAATTTATTACTTCTTAACATATTTTCTGGCATTTAGATAATAATTCCAGGATGTTTAAATACCATAAGCAATAATTTTGGAATACATGAATGTGCATAAGGCTTCTCAtcttttaaatgaaacccttcttAGGGCTAATATTCTGAATATTCATAAAGAAACCTCTTGCTTGTTATATCCCAAAGGACAAACCGTGACAGAGTCCAGTTTCACAGTTTAGATGCCAAAGAATCTGAAGTTTTGATATCAGTGACCATGTTAGTGAACCTTCACTGTAGATCGAAGTGCCCCTAGACTTCCATGTCATTTTCTTAAATGTCTGACACTTGTCTATGATGAGTCTGTGGCTTATGATTTCCCATCACATCTTTATACAGGAAAAAGTATATAGGGAATAATCAAGTCTAGAATTCAACTCTAAGACCTACCatgttttttaaattttacacACATAAGCCATTGACAAATATTATAAAGAAATGTTTATATTGGTCAATATGTAATGATTGGAGAGGCACAATGATATATAAACAATCTTGCTATCTCAATGCTCGGAAGTAATGATTTTGGTCCATTCATTGAATCTATCATCACATTGTATTAAATAGTTCACAAACAGGGCTTAAATACTTAGGAACTAAAACTGCTTTAAATTGTAGCAAATATTATTTTCCTTGAAGGAGGTTCCCGTCTGATTATGTGCTGCTACCTATTAACTTACAAATTAGGAACTTTATGTATTTAGTTAGAGGCAGGGAGTAATTTGCTGCTGGCACCTCACATTTTATTGTACGTATTTAAGAATCCTCAGAGACAGAAGACCAGTCTGATGAAGCTATTCAAGGGACCTTCGTAAACTCCTGCCAATTAGAAGTCTCAAAAAGCCAGGGCTCATCTTCTCCATGAACGCCATTGATTAATATCAGCAATTACGGAGGCTCATCTTTTCGACAAATCACATTGGTCACCAAAGGGTGTTGGTCCAAATAGTTCTCTGGTGCAGCATCTAATCAATCAGGCAAAATTGCAAGCAAGCAGCAAGACCCGAGGGCAGAAGCAGCAATACTTGGAAGTGACAGTGGGAATCCTACTGCTCCAACGAGAGAGTTCCTTTTTCTTGTAAAGATTTGCTTTCATTTATCTATCATTCGGTTCGGCTGTTTCTTTTTGTAttttatgatgattttgtattgtatGTGTGAAAAATTGTACAGAGCTTCTTGTTGAGTTTTGGGGGAGCTGCTCACTAGTGATTTTGGATGTTCCCTTTGGGTTAGAAGTATGATGTGAGGATTGATTGAGATTGACATATGAATTTTGTTTGATCCTTCGGGGAccagatatgtcacacatattgtTCTGATGATCCACTAAATTTGTGCCTAAATCTAGCTAGCTAGATTGAGGAGTGACTCATTATGTGGCCACATTGCATCAACTGAGGGACAGACATACAAAGCTTTATATATAATCAAGATCAGTCGCTATTTCCTGCTGATGCTTTGGTAGTTCCATATGTGACGTACTTAGGTCCGTTGGCTGTAGAGAGAATTAGGGTTTCAATGAGTAGAAATATTTGCCTCTGTGGATTGACATGAGCTAATACAAGTTCAGAAATTTACTGCAATAGATTCGTGATTTACCCTTACAATTAGATTTTTGTTTTCCTTAATCAGCGTGAGATTATCTTAGCAAACCTTGGAGTTGAGAATCCTAATGGTATTAGGAAGATGGATACTTTAGGAGTCTCTGATAAATTTTATTGCATGATCTTTAGATAATGACTTTGGATTTTGAGCTAGAATGATGATTCtcttggtaaatcgatgattataaaaataaaaaatatataaaacggTCTCTCAAGGATGTTTTTacaatgattaaaataatattttttatttgaaaagaACTAAATAAATAGTTATGACTTTAGAAGCTTGGGTTTTTGGGTTTTTTTATGACTTTAAACAAATTTTGTAATAATCTAGAGGTACTTTACTTAGTTTTTGGGTTTGAATTATTCCTTATATATTTTTCTAATTGACAcgtatcataaattttatttttaataactttaattttagatattttttattaCAAATTCTTTAGTtctaatttatgaaattaattttatactaacatgtactagtctcctatgccaaagttatacatcatcattcaaaactgaaaaataagTTACATTACGAAaagcatcaagatcaatagtataaatatTATCACTTCTTAAAATTATCATAGATTTACTCTTACTTGATATTTAAGCATGAAAttcaaatttaatatcatatttcttATCAtaaaattgactaatgcttattaAGTTATATTTCAAGTCATCTACCAAAAGCACATCTTCAGGtaagatatttgatttattatcaatattttcaatgtcaataattttttctttattgttgttgtctccaaatgtaatatatcttttatcTAAGGTTTGAGAAGTTTATAGGATTTGTGATCGTATGTCTTTACTATTAAGATATCATCTTTTACTCCTAACTCTTGTTTGGAGACAAACCTACGAGAATGAGTTTATTTTAGATATCAATTTAACTTTAAATCCTTTATAGTTATATCTATCTTTCTTACCATTTGGTTTTAAATCACTTATTTTTTTTTAGGAATGTAAACTAAtttatgataattatatttttaagaaaGCATGCCtaagcataatgattaaattttttacaaaaaatatatttaactttatGAGAAATTATAGTGTGAGTCCTTTTACAAATTTGATTGACGTTTCATATATGCTACTACTTGAGaagccaaatttttttttttaagtaagaattatattaaataacttatttctaattttaaatatttttaatatttattgtataaacttatttttaaaaaaacatTCTATTATATCAATTAATTCTTGTAAGCAATGTTTTAGTTTCTCATTCATGGTAATTaagtcattttttatattttttaaaatatgtgaTTTTATAAGTAACTCCTCTTTAAGATGATTCTAAAATTTCACATTTGGTGTAAGCATTACAAGAAGTTGATGTATATTTGTCatgcataatttttaatatatcaaattcattAGTAAGTAATGCATAATCCATTTTTAGTGAACTATATTTCTTACCGATCGTTTTAgatcatataaattataaaataatttaagtaatttattttataataaaaagttTCAAAAGAGTAAAATATCTCATCATTAAAAGTCATTAGGCATAATTTGTCACTTGCATgttatttcatatgttattaaaTATCGAGTTCTTCAAAAGGAAGATTATTTAGATTGTTATTATCTTTGGATCTTAAATTTTAGAAAAAGACATTAAGATCTTACTTACTAATTCAATATCATTATACattttaccaaaagcttttaattcattgacaacatccataaaacaagTATACGTGTCACTAATAGATTTACTTGGCtccattttaaataattaataaccGTAAactaaagattaattttagattcttttatTCTACTTGTGCTTACGTAAATGACCTCAAGCGTGTGTCGTATATCATGTGCAATGTCATAAGTAAAAACTCAATTAAACATATTTTTCTCTAAAGTataaaataaagtatttatagttttagcatttaaagaaaaaattctcttttaaaaaatattttatcaatttagaagatttttaaaaatcaaacttaataatattttataaattaaaattcatagaaagtaaaaaaatccttattcatatttttcaaagtgtaatccatcccattcaaTATTGAATATTGGCAGACATGTGAAAATATCATTTACTCTCTCTTGAGAGTTAATCCAAATAAGAGAACCTTactttgatatcaattgttaagaacTTAATGACACTGGGAGGTTGTGAATTAGTGTAATAGtatttttaatcgattttaaaactcgatcaataaattaatatatttcaaAAACTCGATAGATTAAGTTAAAGTAAAACTAAACCACATGTAAAGAGCAAATAAATAGAGGCATAGTAGTTCAATTTTTTCAACCTATGTCccctatcgattcctcttccttcgagATTATCagttttcactatcgatcttctttctaacaaacgaagatcaattacccttattataatttttttctttttcacgcttaggagataacttttacacTATCTTTTTACAAGAGATCTTTCACGTCCTATAATTTAGAATTTCAACCAAACACaagagaaggaggagactcaaactATACACAAAATGAGAGCTTATGACACTTCACTAGCTTAGCTAAATATTCTATCAACCATGTCTAAGTGGGGTATTCATAAGTTCCCAAAGGCTTCAAGAATAAAGCCAAATATTTAAATTCTCTAAAATTAAGGATACGGGTAGTATTACCACAGTCAATGGATAGTATTATTATTGTAACCATGTTATAAATCTGGATTGGTGGTACTATCGTCGGTCTAAGTGATACTATAGAAATATTGATAAAGTACAAATAGTACTTGATAGTTGACTCAAGCAGTACTACTACCGCTTGAGCTTAGTAGTACTATCACCCAAGCCTAGTTTAGGCCATCGCTTTGGCCTTCTAACGAGCTTAATTCGGCCTGACTTCAAGCCTAATGACTTTCTTAATAATTGATATTGTTTCAGCCTAATACCCACTCAAATTAATTCATAATAATCTCGATTAAGACTTTTACAAATCAACCATATATTCGACACGTTTATGAAGCTTTTGACAGGTTATACACTATTCTGACATGTCGTCCGATCTTCTAGTATCTTACCCCAACCTTCGACACATCACCCTTTCATTTGACATATGCTCATTCTACTGATATGTCAATTTTCCTATGACATTCACTCTTTTGGTGTAATATTTGATCCTTTTAATACGATGCTCGAACCTTTAGCATAAAGTTCGATTTTtgacacgtcgaccaatcctccgattCAATATCTAATTTTTGACATGATGAATTTTCAACATAACGTTCTGCTTTCTTACTTAATAGTTGGCTTTTTGTGGTTCGGGTCCGTgatcaaaatatttcatttgttaattatcttaaaaatatatcaGTCTAATAAACTCATCAGTTAGTTTCATaattaaaattcaagattcaacaaagacCTCTACCTTACTCTATCTAATAATGAAAAGAATCTAACCAAGTGAGATTCTAGAACATGTTAATAACATGCCACATCAATTATCAAACAGAACAAAGCGATTATCGAGCATACCAAATTAGTTAGACATttagatattataatttaaattgatggttataaaatttaatattatatggaACGatcttttaaatatatttttatttgaaacAAGCTAAATAAATATTTACGAGCATGCTTGTAAGCACAGAGTAACTTGACCGTCAGAAACATTTTTACCATGAGATAGACATAAATGTCCGCCAATACCAAGAATGTCATTACTAAACAGGGGAAATCGGAAAACCTTTATGTGAGCGAGCACAATATTTGGATTCATTTTTATAACAGCAACGTCGTTTAATGTTGGTTCTTGTGCTAACAAGAGAaagtttacatatatatatatatatatatatatatttatttatttgaaaaggaAGTAAGCTTAGTTGGAAAGCGAGCAACAATAGCATCATGTACATTGCAACATAAAGGAGATATAGTTTATGAGTAATGTTAAAGAAAGGTAATGTAGGTGATGTTAGTCACTGAGAATTACTTTAAAACAGAAGTAATATTAAAGAAAATAGCTTCTAAAAACCAAAGGAACAACATACGTCAAACGTTGAATCTTGGAGATGGACCTTCTTGAGAACTTCCAAACCATAAACGGAGTGGATGCTCTACATCGACCAACATTGATTTCCAAGGAAGAATTGCCACCTCTAATAATGAATCCTGATCACAATCAAGATAAGAAGGTTACATGAAGAAGAAAGTGATCGTTGGTAAAGACGATAGTTTTACGACCTAAGACCTTGCAGTTGATCTGACGGTTAATCAAtggtttttcttcttgaaaattaaaaagcatagtaattttaATCAAATAAATCTGTATTCACATTTATGATATGTTTTGCGTTTATCCGCCAATGCACACAGATAAACGACAAAAAGCAAGATATGTTAGTGACCATAATATGTCCTATATGTATAGTAGTATATCATAAACGGGCATAAATGTATAAGTTTACATGTATAAGGCAAATTGTCAATTTGAGCAACAAATTCTATTTGATATGATTTGTCAATGCTGATCAATGTCTCTACCATTGTATATGTCATAAGAGcatatgttatttttttttagTTGTTGTTTTACTGAAAGGAGAATAACTTTTcagtattttttataaataataaatgatgaaGACCAAATTTGACCATAATACTTTACCAACAGTCAAGATAGACATCGACTAAGTCATAATAGAGAGTCCAAGCGAAGCATCAATTATGTCGAAGAATATTCTACAACAAAGATTGATTATGAAATTCATGTCACCAAAATGATGAGGCAAACCCCAAATCAACACAAAAGTAAGGTTACTAAGATCGACACCATATCCCATTTAGAATTGAACTAAATTGAAACTAACACATATTTTAAATGTAAAAACAACTCGAAAACTATGATATTGTTGTGTTGTCGATGCTACCATCATTACTCGGTCATTTTGCCTCCATTCTTTATGATGATCACCACCCATCTCATCCCCATTGTTGTTGATGCCATCACTCACCACCATCACCCTTATTACCACCACAATCATCACACAGCTACCACACAGTTACTATCATTACCACAATCATCTTGTAGCCACTACCACAACTATATCATAATATCACCATCATTGCAATCGATACCATCTTTAGTGTGTCAATACCATTGTTATCACCACTAACACCTCAACAACCTCTACCATCAAACACATCATTACTACCATTGTCATCATCTCATTTTGCCATTGTCACCACTCCCACCATCACCACAAATTGAGGAGATGAAAATGAATGAAGATAAAGTTTTCAAGTAAAAAAATCTACTTAATTAAGATATACATACTCTTAATCTCTTCTTGGATTTCCATGTATCAAGGTGCtccataataaaattatttcacttgaaaaTGAGGAGTCATGAAATTTTCATGAGGCTCCTGCTGCTAATGTAGTTTTCAGAAAAATAATCCCATAAGCTGTGGCTTTTTTCGAAACTCCAACACTTAATTTTCAGGTTTCGCAATGTCACCCTCTAAAAATCACGTGAAACTTATCTCCCTCGTATCATAGGTGATGTCTTGAAAAACCATTTGACTCAGAATTTGGTCCCGATGGCTGCTTAACAGAACACATTTAACTGGACTTCCTCATATTGCTTTGTAACCATATTCTCCATGGCTCTTTCTAATTCAAGGCAGAACCACATATATGGACCTCGGTGAACTACAAGGCAAATGATAAAAGGGATTTTATCCAAAAACTTCACCAAGAGAAAGTGAATCAACATAATAATCTTCTTTCATTTCTGCAGTCAAATGCTTCAGAGTGCCACAGATTTCGATAGCATCTGGATGCAATTTGTCTCCTGCAACAAATGAGACAGTTTCTTTTCCAACAGTAATCCAACTAAATCCAGGTAActtcctcactcctctttcttgcatTGCTTTTCTCATCATCTTAGCCCTGCTCCAATCACCAGATGCAGAATATATATTAGAGAGTAATATATAAGGAGAAGAGTTTAGCGGATCCAATTCAATGAGTTTATCTGCTGCTCGCTTCGCCCTTGTTTCATCACCATGCATTCTGCAGGCTGCAAGCAGTGTAGCCCAGATCACACCATCGGGTTCAAATGGTAGTTCATCGATGAGTTCCTCAGCCTCGTTAAGATAACCACTGCGGCCAAGGAGATCAATCATGCAAGCATGGTGATCAACTCTTGGAGTAATTCCATACTTTGTAGTCATCGAACCAAAGATACTATGGCCTTTGGAGACCAGGCCTGCATGACTACATGCCGTAAGGACACCAAGAAATGTGATGTCATCAGGCTTTATTTGTAATTGCTCCATTTGCTGAAAGAGCTCAAGAGCTTCTTCAGCATACCCATTTTTCGCAAAACTGACTATCATAGAATTCCATGAGATGATGTCTTCTTTGTTCCCTAACTCCTGGAACACTTGAAGAGAAGCTCCCACTTCACCGCATTTGGAATACATGTCTATAAGACCACTAGTTGTGTGTTCATAGGAACCAAAGCCAGTTCGGATGATGAGGCTGTGGACCATTTTACCATTTCTTAAAGCAGCCAAGTCAGCACAAGCTTTCAAAACACTGGCCAAGGTGGATTCATCTGACTTCACATTGTAACTACGCATATCATGAAAGAGAAGCAACGCATCATCACTGTAACCAATTTGTGCATGTCCTGAAATGATTGCTGTCCATAATACCATGCTCTTTCTTTCAGGCATCTCCCAGAAGAGCTTTTTGCCATCTTCGATTTCTCTGGAGTTCAGATACATGTCTAAAAGTGAGGTTCCTAAATATGAACTATCATATAGAAGGCCAGACTTGAGTAAGTGCCCATGCACTTGTTTCCCCATGATTAATCTTGAAGGCTGAGAACAAGCAGGAAGGATGCTTGAAAATGTGAACTCAGAAGGCTCCAAGTTTTCAACCTGCATTTTCCTAAACATCTCTAATGCTTCCTCCTCATTGTTGTTTTGAACAAGACCAGCAATCAGCGCATTTGTTGAGACGACACTCCTTTCATGCATCTGTCTGTAGACTCTCTTGGCAGCTTCAATTTCTCCATGTTTTGAATAGAAGTCAACAAGCGAGCTTGCCACATAAAGATTTGAACTGAAACTAGATTTGATAGAACAGCAATGAatctgctttcctttctcaaaagcTTGTAGATTAGAGCAAGCACTTATAACACTAGCAAAGGATATCTCATCAGGCTGCACCTCATCCATCAACATCCTATGAAACAGACTGAACGCATCATTCTCTTCTTCATTATGCACAAGCCCAACTATGATTGCATTCCATGAAACAATGTCTCTGTTAGGTATACATTCAAATTGCCTTCTTGCATCACTGAGCTCTCCACATTTAGCATACATATCTAAAATTGCATTCCCTACAAACAAACTGGCCACAAACTTATTCTTGACTGTAAAAGAATGTAACTGCCTACCCAAGTTAAGATTCTCCAAGCTAGCACAGGCACCAAAAACACTAACAAAAGTGAACTCATCAGGTTCAAAATCAAGCATTTTCATCTCAGAAAACAAGAGCATGACTTCTTCTGCATACCCATTCTGTATGTATCCACCGAGCATTGCATTCCACATAACGATGTTCTTTGCATCCAAGAAATCAAACACTTTCCTTGCATCTTCTATTTGAATACATTTAGCATATAGGTTCACCAAAGAACTCCCGACGAAAACATTTGAATCCAGACCAAACCTAATTGCCTCAGAATGCACTTGCTGGCCTTCAGTTAGGGCCATGAGGttggcagcagcactcaacacacTTCCTATAGTCGAGCGAGTGGGCTCAACATCCCTTCCTCTCATTTCTTTGAAAAAACTAAGAGCTTCAACCTCATGCCCATGTTGAGCATGACCGGAGATCATCACATTCCAAGCTACAGTGTTTGGCAAAGGCATCTGCCAGAATAAGGCTTGTGCATCGTTGAGCCTTCCCAAACTCAAAAGTGCAGTTATAGTGGTCACAAGTGCAACCTGGTCAGGTACATCCCCCATCTTCTCCATTTTCGCAAACAGTTCCACCGCTTCATAACACATACCAATCCGAGCATAGCCGGCAATCATATTAGTCCAGGAAACGATGTCAGGGCTATTGATTCCATCGAAAACTTTGCGTGCATCAGCGACGCAGTCGCATTTCGAGTACATATCAATCAAAGACCCCTCGCAGAAAGAACTGGACTCAAACCCCGTCTTCACAACATCACAGTGCACCTGTTGGCCGAAAACAAGACCCGTTAACCGGGCGCAAGCAGAGAGCGCGATCGCAAAGCCAAACTGGTCCGGCTGCGCGCCGGCGAGTCGCATCGAACGGAACGAGTGCAAAACCTCGTCCGGCAGCCCATGGCGCGAGTGGGCAGAGAGGACCGAGTTCCATG
The DNA window shown above is from Musa acuminata AAA Group cultivar baxijiao chromosome BXJ2-4, Cavendish_Baxijiao_AAA, whole genome shotgun sequence and carries:
- the LOC135610859 gene encoding pentatricopeptide repeat-containing protein At3g09040, mitochondrial-like; amino-acid sequence: MHPTTRALKRSLTPEAKAKATPYASASSLFSTPTIPNFELNATYRPILADPQIYTNLLTSLSKQAVLFGSHHPFDETPLRDRFSKSCKTLHARVLKLELRLSGAVGNALVDAYSKCGHVCYSRRVFDRLEARDAAAWNSVLSAHSRHGLPDEVLHSFRSMRLAGAQPDQFGFAIALSACARLTGLVFGQQVHCDVVKTGFESSSFCEGSLIDMYSKCDCVADARKVFDGINSPDIVSWTNMIAGYARIGMCYEAVELFAKMEKMGDVPDQVALVTTITALLSLGRLNDAQALFWQMPLPNTVAWNVMISGHAQHGHEVEALSFFKEMRGRDVEPTRSTIGSVLSAAANLMALTEGQQVHSEAIRFGLDSNVFVGSSLVNLYAKCIQIEDARKVFDFLDAKNIVMWNAMLGGYIQNGYAEEVMLLFSEMKMLDFEPDEFTFVSVFGACASLENLNLGRQLHSFTVKNKFVASLFVGNAILDMYAKCGELSDARRQFECIPNRDIVSWNAIIVGLVHNEEENDAFSLFHRMLMDEVQPDEISFASVISACSNLQAFEKGKQIHCCSIKSSFSSNLYVASSLVDFYSKHGEIEAAKRVYRQMHERSVVSTNALIAGLVQNNNEEEALEMFRKMQVENLEPSEFTFSSILPACSQPSRLIMGKQVHGHLLKSGLLYDSSYLGTSLLDMYLNSREIEDGKKLFWEMPERKSMVLWTAIISGHAQIGYSDDALLLFHDMRSYNVKSDESTLASVLKACADLAALRNGKMVHSLIIRTGFGSYEHTTSGLIDMYSKCGEVGASLQVFQELGNKEDIISWNSMIVSFAKNGYAEEALELFQQMEQLQIKPDDITFLGVLTACSHAGLVSKGHSIFGSMTTKYGITPRVDHHACMIDLLGRSGYLNEAEELIDELPFEPDGVIWATLLAACRMHGDETRAKRAADKLIELDPLNSSPYILLSNIYSASGDWSRAKMMRKAMQERGVRKLPGFSWITVGKETVSFVAGDKLHPDAIEICGTLKHLTAEMKEDYYVDSLSLGEVFG